A window of the Bacillus sp. E(2018) genome harbors these coding sequences:
- a CDS encoding MMPL family transporter — translation MRFILKQKWLVIIAWIAVVAVLMFSAPNMAELVREKGQVDVPDGYSSSLASDIMSEVQEQEGGGDESSVALVFTDEKGLSAADKKEVERAIRQLEKNKEELGITEILTHFNEKSLEKQLVSKDGNSILTSIKVAWNDREPSEVNEALYKTIKDNKVDHYYTSNWMINEDLVKSSEEGLKKTEGITVVFILGVLLLVFRSVVAPLIPLLTVGVTYLASQSIVAMLVDSFDFPISNYTQIFLVAVLFGIGTDYCILLLSRYKEELTLTESKTEAIIATYRQAGRTVFFSGLAVMIGFAAIGFSQFILYQSAAAVAVGVGILLIALFTIVPFFMMVLGHKIFWPSKKKAEHGESKLWAIAGNFSLKRPLLSLILVAVICVPFLVTYDGKLSFNSLEEISGDVSSIQAFNVIEKSFGAGESMPTNIVIKNDERMDSTSYMELAEKISQELEKVNHVDAVRSVSRPTGEPVEDFFVYKQAENLGDGLGDGKEGINKISSGLMEASGELSKSEPQLTGATDGIQQLIDGTSATQSGLNEIQKNLVKIEDGIRKGTLGAADAQKGLQQIKSKQQELLKGYQAIQQGYEKAGSNLSTIQSNYVKLGQGLGSLNSALASITEQDFQALEDRYEIPDNDAEYQKIKNTVKATQNQLPIIKGQLDQLNGGLNQVSSGVQQANGKFKEINGYQQSIIGGLQQVIDGTDQLQSGLGQLADGQGQIVDNVPKLTNGLRGINSGQQELLKGFEDLGGQFNQLTTGLDQSADGLNQVSDGLGSAQDYLSNLAETKDKSAFYMPEEVLQSKDFEQALNAYLSEDRKTMTMDVVFGINPYSNESIDEVGEIKEAINRVTKGTELENAKVAVGGITSSNADLQTVSSNDFSRTVLLMLVGISIILVFLFRSLIMPVYLIGSLILTYYTSMGINEFIYVNLLGYTGISWAVPFFGFVILVALGVDYSIFLMDRFNEYKDLTVADAMLLAMKKMGTVIISAVIILGGTFAAMMPSGMLSLLQIASIILVGLLLYAFVVLPLLIPVLVKNFGEANWWPYKRS, via the coding sequence GTGCGGTTTATTTTAAAACAAAAATGGCTGGTGATTATAGCGTGGATAGCCGTTGTGGCCGTTCTTATGTTCTCGGCACCTAACATGGCTGAGCTAGTACGAGAAAAAGGACAAGTCGATGTACCAGACGGCTATTCATCATCATTAGCTTCAGATATTATGAGCGAAGTCCAAGAACAAGAAGGCGGTGGAGATGAGTCTTCGGTAGCACTGGTCTTTACAGATGAAAAAGGACTTAGCGCAGCAGATAAAAAAGAAGTTGAGCGTGCAATTCGTCAACTTGAAAAAAATAAAGAAGAACTAGGAATCACGGAGATTCTGACTCACTTTAATGAAAAAAGTCTGGAGAAACAGTTAGTCTCAAAAGATGGAAACTCTATCTTAACGTCAATAAAAGTAGCTTGGAACGACCGTGAGCCAAGTGAAGTGAATGAGGCTCTATACAAAACGATAAAAGACAACAAAGTAGACCACTATTACACAAGCAATTGGATGATCAACGAAGATCTTGTAAAAAGTTCTGAAGAGGGACTTAAAAAAACAGAAGGCATTACAGTTGTTTTCATACTAGGTGTATTGCTCTTAGTATTCAGATCTGTAGTTGCACCACTTATCCCATTGCTAACCGTAGGTGTGACGTATCTTGCTTCACAATCTATCGTAGCGATGTTAGTCGATTCGTTCGACTTTCCGATCTCTAACTATACGCAGATCTTTTTAGTTGCTGTACTGTTTGGAATTGGAACGGATTATTGTATTCTCTTACTAAGTCGATATAAAGAAGAACTAACACTCACAGAAAGTAAAACAGAAGCGATCATCGCAACATATCGTCAGGCGGGACGTACTGTTTTCTTTAGTGGATTGGCGGTAATGATTGGATTTGCAGCGATCGGTTTTTCACAATTTATTCTCTATCAATCTGCAGCAGCTGTTGCGGTTGGTGTAGGTATACTCTTAATAGCACTATTTACGATCGTTCCATTCTTTATGATGGTCTTAGGTCACAAGATCTTTTGGCCATCTAAGAAAAAAGCGGAGCATGGCGAAAGCAAGCTTTGGGCAATTGCGGGAAACTTTTCGTTAAAGCGTCCGCTGTTGTCGCTCATACTCGTTGCGGTCATTTGCGTACCTTTTCTTGTAACATACGATGGCAAATTATCGTTTAACTCTTTAGAAGAAATCTCAGGAGATGTTTCATCGATCCAGGCTTTTAATGTGATTGAAAAAAGCTTTGGAGCGGGAGAATCGATGCCAACAAACATCGTTATAAAAAATGATGAAAGAATGGATTCGACTTCATACATGGAGCTTGCTGAAAAGATTAGTCAGGAACTAGAAAAGGTTAACCATGTGGATGCGGTAAGATCTGTTTCCAGACCTACTGGCGAACCGGTTGAAGATTTCTTTGTCTACAAGCAGGCTGAAAACTTAGGTGATGGCCTCGGTGATGGAAAAGAAGGCATTAATAAAATCAGCAGTGGACTTATGGAAGCGAGCGGTGAGTTATCAAAATCTGAACCGCAGCTGACTGGTGCGACTGACGGCATTCAACAGCTTATCGACGGTACGAGTGCTACTCAATCTGGTTTAAACGAGATTCAAAAAAATCTAGTGAAGATAGAAGATGGAATCCGAAAAGGAACCCTAGGAGCAGCTGACGCACAAAAGGGACTACAGCAAATAAAGTCCAAACAGCAAGAGCTGCTGAAAGGTTATCAAGCGATTCAGCAAGGCTATGAAAAAGCTGGATCAAATCTATCAACAATTCAATCCAACTACGTAAAATTAGGTCAAGGATTAGGAAGCTTAAATTCGGCCTTAGCTTCAATTACAGAACAAGACTTTCAAGCGTTGGAAGATCGTTATGAAATTCCAGATAACGATGCAGAGTACCAGAAAATAAAGAATACAGTGAAAGCTACTCAAAACCAACTGCCTATTATCAAAGGTCAACTAGACCAATTAAACGGTGGATTGAATCAAGTCTCATCAGGTGTTCAACAAGCCAATGGTAAATTTAAAGAGATAAACGGCTACCAACAAAGCATCATTGGTGGACTTCAGCAAGTGATCGATGGTACAGATCAACTTCAGTCAGGTCTCGGGCAACTTGCTGATGGTCAGGGTCAGATCGTTGATAATGTGCCTAAGTTAACAAACGGCTTAAGAGGTATCAATAGCGGCCAACAAGAACTTCTAAAAGGTTTTGAAGATCTTGGTGGTCAGTTTAACCAGTTAACAACCGGTCTGGATCAGAGTGCTGACGGATTGAATCAAGTGTCAGATGGTCTTGGTTCTGCGCAGGATTATTTGAGTAACCTAGCCGAAACAAAGGATAAGAGTGCTTTTTATATGCCAGAAGAGGTCCTTCAAAGCAAGGATTTCGAACAGGCACTGAATGCTTATCTATCAGAAGATCGCAAAACGATGACGATGGATGTAGTGTTTGGAATCAATCCTTATTCAAACGAGTCTATAGATGAAGTAGGCGAGATAAAAGAAGCGATCAATCGAGTGACAAAAGGAACGGAGCTAGAAAACGCAAAAGTGGCAGTGGGGGGAATCACGAGTTCAAACGCTGACTTGCAGACTGTTTCTAGCAATGATTTCTCAAGAACCGTTCTGCTCATGCTAGTAGGAATCTCAATCATTCTCGTATTCTTGTTCCGTTCATTGATTATGCCTGTCTACTTGATCGGTTCACTCATTTTAACGTATTACACGTCAATGGGGATCAATGAATTCATCTATGTGAACCTATTAGGATACACAGGAATCAGCTGGGCTGTTCCATTCTTTGGATTCGTCATCCTTGTGGCGCTCGGTGTTGATTACAGCATCTTTTTAATGGATCGATTTAATGAATATAAAGATCTTACGGTTGCAGATGCGATGCTTCTCGCTATGAAAAAGATGGGGACGGTTATCATTTCCGCCGTTATCATATTAGGTGGAACATTTGCTGCGATGATGCCTTCGGGAATGCTTTCATTATTGCAGATCGCGTCCATCATCTTAGTAGGGTTGCTTCTATACGCATTTGTCGTGTTGCCGTTACTCATCCCAGTTTTAGTTAAGAACTTTGGTGAAGCAAACTGGTGGCCGTATAAACGAAGCTAA
- a CDS encoding immune inhibitor A domain-containing protein, with translation MKKGKWVSAALATMLSCSAFSSVSAAPENVSSNVKATQQHEDHKGHKHGGGPFDLGVANDEKLIEMLKKKGEISKNASEADAQKKLQQYLHKKQENASKFSEGALEDEHSEKRKEIRSKHKKEGLKKDGRKEDKIKNVKEEKWKGQKRVDNVLVLMIEFPDYPATNIKAGETDMFYEEYPKKHYEDLVFGKKGYEGPNGEKLISMKQYYEQQSGGSYSVTGSVGGWYKAKHPAAFYGGNVPTPDGNDKDARSLVKEALEAAAKDPNINLGDYDQEDRYDLDGDGNTREADGLVDHLMIVHSSVGEEAGGGALAGDAIWSHRWNLGSPFPIAGSESEVDYWNGMMGAYDYTVQPADGAAGVFAHEYGHDLELPDEYDTQYSGQGEPVAYWSIMSSGSWAGKVPGTEPTGFSAWSKEFLQSYIGGNWLSGETFVYEEIDRKGIDVLLDQANTKGTNNDAVRVDLPQKETVVNKPYSGANQYFSGSGDDLDNSLVTSLDLTKASTATLNFKTWYDIETDWDYASIQVKEEGATDWVTVKGNLTTDTNPNDQNPGHGITGSTNGEWVNGAFNLSAYAGKKIDLKFNYWTDVAATMPGFFVDDISINVDGTEVVFDNAEGTSTFKQEGFTKNQGKFYSDHYYLLEWRNHQGVDKGLAHIARGNSLMSYDGGLVVWYVDNSYSDNWTGLHPGDGFLGVVDANQETLKWSDGKIAATRYLIHDAAFNTDKGKPMFLDYKSINGTSLTDNAIHPNSVFYDKDNYSNPGLLDAGRNVPQYGLKFSVEGKSKDNSVAKIKISRKK, from the coding sequence GTGAAAAAAGGGAAATGGGTATCTGCTGCACTCGCTACAATGTTAAGCTGCTCTGCTTTTTCAAGTGTTAGTGCTGCACCAGAAAATGTTTCATCGAATGTAAAAGCAACTCAACAACACGAAGATCACAAAGGACATAAGCATGGCGGAGGTCCTTTTGATTTAGGAGTTGCCAACGATGAGAAGTTGATCGAAATGTTGAAGAAAAAGGGCGAAATCAGTAAAAACGCATCTGAAGCAGATGCACAGAAGAAATTACAACAATACTTGCACAAAAAACAAGAGAACGCATCTAAATTCTCTGAAGGTGCTTTAGAAGATGAACATAGTGAAAAACGTAAGGAAATTAGAAGTAAGCACAAAAAAGAAGGACTTAAAAAAGACGGTAGAAAAGAAGATAAGATTAAAAATGTAAAAGAAGAAAAGTGGAAAGGACAAAAGCGAGTAGATAACGTTCTTGTTCTTATGATAGAGTTTCCAGACTACCCTGCTACGAACATTAAAGCAGGCGAAACAGATATGTTTTATGAAGAATATCCTAAGAAACACTATGAAGACTTAGTCTTTGGAAAAAAAGGATATGAAGGGCCGAATGGAGAAAAATTGATCTCCATGAAGCAGTATTACGAGCAGCAATCTGGCGGAAGTTATTCTGTAACAGGTAGTGTTGGGGGATGGTATAAAGCTAAACATCCAGCTGCTTTTTATGGAGGAAATGTTCCTACTCCAGACGGTAACGACAAAGACGCTCGCTCTCTAGTAAAAGAAGCTTTAGAAGCAGCTGCAAAAGATCCTAACATTAATCTAGGAGACTATGATCAAGAAGATCGTTATGACCTGGATGGAGATGGCAATACGCGTGAAGCTGATGGTTTAGTAGACCACCTTATGATCGTTCACTCAAGCGTTGGTGAAGAAGCTGGCGGAGGTGCACTTGCTGGTGACGCAATCTGGAGCCACCGATGGAACCTAGGCTCACCTTTCCCAATCGCAGGCTCAGAGTCTGAAGTTGATTATTGGAACGGCATGATGGGAGCTTACGATTATACGGTTCAACCTGCTGATGGAGCAGCTGGCGTTTTCGCTCATGAATATGGTCATGATCTTGAGCTTCCGGATGAGTACGATACACAGTACTCTGGCCAAGGTGAGCCTGTTGCATACTGGTCGATCATGTCTAGCGGAAGCTGGGCTGGTAAAGTTCCTGGTACTGAGCCGACTGGATTCAGTGCTTGGTCTAAAGAATTCTTACAATCGTATATCGGTGGTAACTGGTTAAGTGGAGAAACGTTCGTTTACGAAGAGATCGACCGTAAAGGAATCGACGTTCTTCTTGACCAAGCAAACACGAAAGGTACAAACAATGATGCCGTTCGTGTTGATCTTCCTCAAAAAGAAACAGTTGTTAACAAGCCTTATAGCGGCGCGAATCAATATTTCAGCGGCAGCGGAGATGACTTAGATAACTCATTAGTTACATCTCTTGATCTTACAAAAGCTTCAACAGCTACACTTAACTTTAAAACATGGTACGACATTGAAACAGATTGGGATTATGCTTCTATCCAAGTAAAAGAAGAGGGAGCAACGGATTGGGTGACTGTTAAAGGTAACCTGACTACGGATACGAATCCAAACGATCAGAACCCTGGCCATGGTATTACAGGAAGCACTAATGGTGAATGGGTGAACGGAGCGTTCAACCTATCAGCTTATGCTGGTAAGAAGATTGACCTAAAGTTCAACTATTGGACAGATGTAGCCGCAACAATGCCTGGATTCTTTGTAGATGATATCTCTATCAATGTTGATGGAACTGAAGTAGTGTTTGATAATGCTGAAGGAACATCTACATTTAAGCAAGAAGGGTTCACGAAGAATCAAGGTAAATTCTATTCTGATCATTACTACTTATTAGAATGGAGAAATCACCAAGGTGTTGATAAAGGACTTGCTCACATTGCACGTGGAAATAGCTTGATGTCTTATGATGGCGGACTTGTAGTTTGGTACGTGGATAACAGCTATTCTGACAACTGGACAGGCCTCCACCCTGGAGATGGTTTCTTGGGCGTAGTCGATGCGAACCAAGAAACGCTGAAATGGAGCGATGGTAAAATAGCTGCTACTCGTTACTTGATCCATGATGCTGCATTCAACACAGATAAAGGGAAGCCGATGTTCCTAGATTACAAATCAATCAATGGAACATCGCTGACAGATAACGCGATTCATCCAAACTCCGTATTCTATGATAAAGATAACTACTCTAACCCTGGACTTCTAGACGCAGGACGTAACGTTCCACAATACGGTCTAAAGTTCTCAGTTGAAGGAAAGAGTAAAGATAATTCTGTAGCGAAGATCAAGATCTCTCGCAAAAAATAA
- a CDS encoding DUF3021 domain-containing protein: MIVNNCFLKKLLIGLSFGAVIFFVALTSYMLIEIEITIKELWLNFTGSILVGIYFSTASVIFDIEKWSTLKQTSIHFLTSVAFFFPIVILAKWVPVETSPLIICFLCFLIIYSFIYLIFYFHFKRIERQLNDLL, translated from the coding sequence ATGATTGTGAATAATTGTTTTCTTAAAAAGCTTTTAATCGGATTGAGTTTTGGTGCGGTAATATTTTTTGTTGCTTTAACTAGTTACATGCTAATAGAAATTGAGATAACTATAAAAGAACTATGGCTGAATTTCACAGGTTCAATACTGGTCGGAATCTACTTTTCAACTGCATCGGTGATTTTCGATATTGAAAAATGGAGTACCCTTAAACAAACTAGTATTCACTTTTTAACTTCAGTAGCATTCTTCTTCCCCATTGTCATACTTGCAAAGTGGGTACCTGTTGAAACTTCTCCACTCATAATCTGCTTCCTGTGCTTTCTTATCATCTACAGCTTCATCTATTTAATCTTTTATTTCCATTTCAAAAGAATAGAACGGCAGTTAAACGATTTACTCTAA
- a CDS encoding LytTR family DNA-binding domain-containing protein translates to MEIKIDIDSRFEQTAITIQTNEMTSELERILLCLKNSKTSHIKIFGTKEDQTFILQPSEIDYFFSEDRRTYARTKQSQYEVSMNLTMIQSHLRNHYFARFSKSVVGNVNQIKRFELSFNGNLCVYFHSGHREYVSKKYVKALKEQLLNGGTNE, encoded by the coding sequence TTGGAAATTAAGATTGATATTGATTCAAGGTTTGAACAAACTGCCATTACGATTCAAACAAATGAAATGACTTCTGAGTTAGAGAGAATCCTCCTTTGCCTTAAAAACAGCAAAACAAGCCACATAAAAATTTTTGGGACGAAGGAAGATCAAACATTTATTTTACAACCCTCAGAAATTGATTATTTTTTTTCTGAAGATAGAAGAACTTATGCAAGAACGAAACAATCACAATATGAAGTAAGTATGAATCTCACTATGATCCAAAGTCATTTGAGGAATCACTATTTTGCACGCTTCTCTAAATCAGTAGTAGGCAACGTAAATCAGATTAAACGTTTTGAGTTATCGTTTAACGGAAATTTGTGTGTGTACTTTCATTCTGGACACCGGGAATATGTAAGTAAAAAATATGTTAAAGCGCTAAAAGAACAACTTTTAAATGGAGGTACTAATGAATGA
- a CDS encoding STAS domain-containing protein, which produces MDHQRITTERFLEMKGWSFTLSIHLKSALKNKSVKNFEEATENILHFMSKLININTLFIAKNDNQVNEIKKAVNKNAVLIQEGATMPFQETFCKVSVDQGNEILLIKDITQNERTRHLNVTADLGGGSFIAIPIYYEDGENYGTICGLDTETFEFTDQHIELFQTMSSLLTYVLELDKANKEIKEISVPIVPLTKGVAILPIIGHINEYRAELIIQSTLESSMQLELEHMIIDLSGVSRINNTVSEYLLNIVKLLRLIGVTPILTGFRPDLAITTLQVDVDFKGIMITNNLESALTQIGFSLNKNENKHLRSQSVM; this is translated from the coding sequence GTGGACCATCAAAGAATTACGACAGAAAGATTTTTAGAAATGAAAGGTTGGTCATTTACTTTGTCTATTCATCTAAAATCAGCACTTAAAAATAAATCCGTTAAAAACTTTGAAGAAGCAACTGAGAACATTCTTCATTTTATGAGCAAACTTATCAACATAAATACGTTGTTTATTGCCAAGAATGACAACCAAGTAAATGAAATCAAAAAAGCTGTAAATAAGAATGCTGTATTGATTCAAGAAGGTGCAACAATGCCTTTTCAAGAAACGTTCTGTAAAGTGAGCGTGGATCAAGGCAATGAAATTCTTCTAATAAAAGATATTACGCAGAATGAACGAACGAGGCATTTGAATGTGACAGCGGATCTAGGTGGGGGAAGCTTTATTGCGATTCCGATCTATTATGAAGATGGTGAAAATTACGGGACGATCTGTGGTCTTGATACAGAAACCTTTGAATTTACAGATCAGCACATCGAGCTTTTCCAAACGATGTCCTCCTTATTGACTTACGTGTTAGAACTGGATAAGGCGAATAAAGAAATAAAAGAAATTTCAGTGCCTATTGTTCCTTTAACAAAAGGCGTTGCGATCCTTCCGATCATTGGACATATTAATGAATATCGAGCAGAGCTTATCATTCAAAGCACACTTGAAAGTAGCATGCAATTAGAACTTGAACACATGATAATTGATCTTTCAGGAGTCAGCAGAATCAATAACACTGTTAGTGAATATCTGTTAAACATCGTGAAGTTGTTAAGATTAATAGGCGTCACTCCAATTCTCACAGGGTTCAGACCTGATCTTGCCATAACCACTTTACAAGTTGATGTAGATTTTAAGGGGATCATGATCACGAACAATTTAGAGAGCGCACTGACTCAAATCGGATTTAGTCTAAATAAAAACGAAAATAAACATTTAAGATCACAGAGCGTAATGTGA